In one window of Rathayibacter caricis DSM 15933 DNA:
- the fbaA gene encoding class II fructose-bisphosphate aldolase — protein sequence MPVATPDQYAEMLDKAKAGGFAYPAFNVSSSQTINSVLQGLTEAGSDGIIQVTTGGADYFAGHTVKNRAAGAIAFAKFATEVAKNYPVTVALHTDHCPQNALEGFVYPLIAASEEEVKAGREPLFQSHMWDGSAVPLDENLAIAKEILPRIKNINAILEVEIGVVGGEEDGVSHDINEHLYTTLDDAIATVEALGFGEQGRYMAALTFGNVHGVYKPGNVRLRPELLREIQDGLQAKYGTDALPLDLVFHGGSGSTDEEIAEAVRNGVVKMNIDTDTQYAFSRSIADTVLKNYDGFLKVDGEVGNKKVYDPRAWGKIAETAMAARVAEATRQLGSAGNSGK from the coding sequence ATGCCCGTCGCTACCCCGGACCAGTACGCAGAGATGCTCGACAAGGCGAAGGCCGGCGGTTTCGCCTACCCCGCCTTCAACGTCTCGTCCTCGCAGACCATCAACTCGGTCCTCCAGGGCCTCACCGAGGCCGGTTCCGACGGCATCATCCAGGTCACCACGGGTGGCGCCGACTACTTCGCCGGCCACACCGTGAAGAACCGCGCGGCCGGAGCGATCGCCTTCGCGAAGTTCGCGACCGAGGTCGCCAAGAACTACCCGGTGACCGTCGCGCTGCACACCGACCACTGCCCCCAGAACGCGCTCGAGGGCTTCGTCTACCCGCTGATCGCCGCCTCCGAGGAGGAGGTCAAGGCCGGTCGCGAGCCCCTGTTCCAGTCGCACATGTGGGACGGCTCGGCCGTGCCGCTGGACGAGAACCTGGCCATCGCCAAGGAGATCCTCCCCCGCATCAAGAACATCAACGCGATCCTCGAGGTCGAGATCGGCGTCGTCGGCGGCGAGGAGGACGGCGTCTCGCACGACATCAACGAGCACCTCTACACGACCCTCGACGACGCGATCGCGACCGTCGAGGCGCTCGGCTTCGGCGAGCAGGGCCGCTACATGGCCGCGCTGACCTTCGGCAACGTACACGGCGTCTACAAGCCCGGCAACGTGCGCCTGCGCCCGGAGCTGCTCCGCGAGATCCAGGACGGCCTGCAGGCCAAGTACGGCACCGACGCCCTCCCGCTCGACCTCGTCTTCCACGGCGGCTCCGGCTCGACCGACGAGGAGATCGCCGAGGCGGTCCGCAACGGCGTCGTGAAGATGAACATCGACACCGACACCCAGTACGCGTTCAGCCGCTCGATCGCGGACACCGTGCTGAAGAACTACGACGGCTTCCTCAAGGTCGACGGCGAGGTCGGCAACAAGAAGGTCTACGACCCGCGCGCCTGGGGCAAGATCGCCGAGACCGCCATGGCCGCGCGGGTGGCCGAGGCGACCCGTCAGCTCGGCTCCGCCGGCAACTCCGGGAAGTAG
- the glpX gene encoding class II fructose-bisphosphatase: MTDTDHDSLYLHPDRNLGMELVRATEAAAIRAVPFIGKGDKNAADGAAVDAMRTFLGTVNFDGVVVIGEGEKDNAPMLYNGEHVGNGSGPSADIAVDPIDGTSLTAAGRQNALSMIAVADRGAMFDPSAVFYMEKIVTGPEGVGIIDIERPIGENIRALARAKRKPVDEMRIAVLDRPRHAKLIEEIRAAGAGTRLLLDGDVAGGINAARHDSRLDMCVGIGGTPEGIITACAIRALGGVIQGILRPKDDDERQRAIDAGHDLDRVLHANDLVRSDNTYFVATGVTNGGLVKGVRKEGHVITTESIVLRSRSGTIRRVTAQHLAEKWI, translated from the coding sequence GTGACCGATACCGACCACGACTCGCTCTACCTCCACCCTGATCGCAACCTCGGCATGGAGCTCGTCCGGGCCACCGAGGCCGCGGCCATCCGCGCCGTGCCGTTCATCGGCAAGGGCGACAAGAACGCCGCCGACGGCGCCGCCGTCGACGCCATGCGCACCTTCCTCGGCACCGTCAACTTCGACGGGGTCGTCGTCATCGGCGAGGGCGAGAAGGACAACGCGCCCATGCTCTACAACGGCGAGCACGTGGGCAACGGCTCCGGCCCGTCGGCCGACATCGCCGTCGACCCGATCGACGGCACCTCGCTGACCGCCGCGGGTCGCCAGAACGCCCTCTCGATGATCGCCGTCGCCGACCGCGGCGCGATGTTCGACCCGTCCGCCGTGTTCTACATGGAGAAGATCGTCACCGGGCCCGAGGGCGTCGGGATCATCGACATCGAGCGCCCGATCGGCGAGAACATCCGCGCCCTGGCCCGCGCCAAGCGGAAGCCCGTCGACGAGATGCGCATCGCCGTGCTCGACCGCCCGCGCCACGCGAAGCTGATCGAGGAGATCCGCGCCGCGGGCGCCGGCACGCGCCTCCTGCTCGACGGCGACGTCGCGGGCGGCATCAACGCGGCCCGTCACGACTCGCGCCTCGACATGTGCGTCGGCATCGGAGGAACGCCGGAGGGCATCATCACGGCCTGCGCGATCCGCGCGCTGGGCGGCGTGATCCAGGGGATCCTGCGGCCCAAGGACGACGACGAGCGCCAGCGCGCGATCGACGCCGGCCACGACCTCGACCGGGTCCTGCACGCGAACGACCTCGTCCGCAGCGACAACACCTACTTCGTCGCGACGGGCGTGACCAACGGCGGGCTCGTGAAGGGCGTGCGCAAGGAGGGGCACGTCATCACGACGGAGTCGATCGTCCTGCGCTCGCGCTCGGGCACCATCCGCCGCGTGACCGCGCAGCACCTCGCGGAGAAGTGGATCTAG